One genomic window of Methyloceanibacter sp. wino2 includes the following:
- a CDS encoding efflux RND transporter periplasmic adaptor subunit codes for MQQRNESAKREAQDSKGGKPSVSDTPASKSPSGSEQEASASGRGGRLLFITLAVLAVAGLVYWYMSAPQEAQQAGAPDGAPPAPPVTVSAPLVETLREWSDFTGQFIAQESVEIRARVSGYLESINFKDGQLVKKGELLFVIEPRPFEIALDSAKADLAQAEAQLDLAKVQLERTAELHKKSYASGQTFDERAAEVKNATAARDRARAEVDQAQLNLDYTRVMAPVSGRVGRHEVSVGNLVVGGTGETTLLTTIVSLDPIWLMFNISEGDGMTYKRLIQKGEVQSARTNSVAVEGQLMDETDWPLKGTIDFVDNQYDRSSGTIRVRASFPNKDLFITPGQFGRVRVPMSQEKPTMLVPDAAVVTDQSTKLLFTVAEDGTVVPKPVELGSVTDDGLRVVRSGITRDDKVVINGLLRARPGQKVTPQPGEIKPQGQQASAQ; via the coding sequence ATGCAGCAGAGAAACGAAAGCGCCAAGCGCGAGGCACAGGACTCGAAGGGCGGCAAGCCATCCGTGTCCGATACGCCGGCATCCAAGTCGCCGTCCGGATCGGAACAGGAAGCGTCCGCGTCGGGCCGTGGCGGCAGACTCCTTTTCATCACGCTGGCTGTGCTGGCCGTGGCCGGGCTCGTGTACTGGTACATGTCGGCTCCTCAGGAAGCGCAACAGGCCGGTGCTCCCGATGGCGCGCCACCCGCGCCCCCGGTGACCGTGTCCGCGCCGCTGGTCGAGACGCTGCGGGAGTGGAGCGACTTCACGGGACAGTTCATTGCTCAGGAATCCGTCGAGATCCGCGCCCGGGTCAGCGGCTACCTGGAATCGATCAACTTCAAAGACGGCCAGTTGGTGAAGAAGGGCGAACTTCTCTTCGTCATCGAGCCGCGTCCGTTCGAGATCGCGCTGGACTCGGCCAAGGCCGATCTCGCTCAGGCCGAAGCTCAGCTCGACCTTGCCAAGGTGCAGCTCGAGCGCACGGCCGAACTGCATAAGAAAAGCTATGCCTCGGGGCAGACCTTCGACGAGCGCGCCGCGGAAGTGAAGAACGCGACCGCGGCCCGCGATCGCGCCCGCGCGGAAGTGGATCAGGCGCAGTTGAATCTCGATTACACGCGCGTCATGGCCCCCGTCTCGGGCCGCGTGGGCCGTCATGAAGTGAGTGTCGGCAATCTGGTCGTCGGCGGCACCGGCGAGACGACCTTGCTCACGACCATTGTTTCGCTCGATCCGATCTGGCTGATGTTCAACATCAGCGAGGGCGACGGCATGACCTACAAGCGCCTCATCCAGAAAGGCGAGGTGCAGTCCGCCCGCACCAACAGCGTGGCGGTCGAGGGCCAGCTCATGGACGAGACGGACTGGCCGCTGAAGGGCACGATCGACTTTGTCGACAACCAATACGACCGTTCGTCCGGCACGATCCGCGTCCGCGCATCGTTTCCCAACAAGGACCTGTTTATCACGCCCGGACAGTTCGGCCGCGTGCGCGTGCCCATGTCCCAGGAGAAGCCGACGATGCTCGTGCCCGACGCCGCCGTGGTCACGGACCAGTCGACAAAGCTGCTGTTCACCGTGGCCGAAGACGGGACGGTCGTACCGAAACCCGTGGAGCTTGGTTCTGTGACGGATGACGGCTTGCGTGTCGTCCGGAGCGGCATCACCCGCGACGACAAGGTCGTCATCAACGGCTTGTTGAGGGCGCGGCCCGGTCAGAAGGTCACGCCGCAGCCCGGCGAAATCAAACCTCAAGGGCAACAGGCCTCCGCTCAATGA
- a CDS encoding SGNH/GDSL hydrolase family protein, whose amino-acid sequence MTKTILCFGDSITWGYNPKDGTRFVPEDRWPRALEAALQGRGRVVEEGLNARTIATDDPARPYRNGMAMLPPLLESHSPLDVVAVMLGTNDSAPCYGLTAGRAGINLMAMVRTVNASQAGPGGTAPKMVVIAPPPLGSLNPEMSLMYSGGQGTSRGLAGAYETVAKRFGIGFLDAGEVVKVSAVDGVHLDPEAQRTLGVAVSKVVEPLL is encoded by the coding sequence GTGACGAAAACCATCCTGTGCTTCGGCGACTCGATCACCTGGGGCTACAATCCCAAAGACGGAACGCGGTTTGTGCCGGAAGACCGCTGGCCCCGCGCGTTGGAAGCCGCGCTGCAGGGGCGCGGCCGGGTGGTCGAGGAAGGGCTGAACGCGCGGACGATCGCCACCGACGATCCCGCCCGTCCCTATCGCAACGGAATGGCGATGCTGCCGCCGCTCCTGGAGAGCCACTCACCGCTCGACGTGGTCGCGGTCATGTTGGGGACGAACGACAGTGCGCCCTGCTATGGGCTCACCGCGGGCCGGGCCGGCATCAATCTCATGGCGATGGTCCGGACGGTGAACGCGAGCCAGGCGGGCCCGGGCGGCACCGCACCGAAGATGGTGGTGATCGCCCCGCCGCCACTTGGATCGCTGAACCCTGAAATGTCCCTGATGTATTCCGGCGGGCAAGGCACCTCGCGGGGGCTTGCCGGCGCCTATGAGACGGTCGCCAAGCGTTTCGGCATCGGTTTTCTCGACGCGGGCGAAGTCGTCAAGGTGAGCGCCGTTGACGGCGTGCACCTTGATCCGGAAGCACAGCGCACGCTTGGCGTCGCCGTCAGCAAGGTTGTGGAACCTTTGTTATAG
- a CDS encoding SMP-30/gluconolactonase/LRE family protein: MTDERAKQEADSYTCFQAGFRKVLGKDFKRLVLIETNAHEGPVFVAAEHALYFTTVPEPGPKNIAIMRLALKGDRFPFEAGPLEVVRQPSNMANGMCLDRKGRLLICEQGTLDEHARISRMDLATRALETLVDSWRGLPLNSPNDIVEKSDGTVWFTDPNYGELQGFKPAAKIGAYVYRHDPASGETAVVADSFNKPNGLAFSPDESVLYITDTGANQAPGTYFVNLPHHIRAFDVHKGGHLRGDRLFATVAPGCPDGIKLDTKGRVYTSSATGVQVFSPEGDLLGEIDAPGVANFTFGGPKNDVLFILGDTQIWQAKVKAKGVSTSGQS, from the coding sequence ATGACGGACGAAAGAGCAAAGCAAGAAGCCGACAGCTACACCTGCTTCCAGGCCGGATTCCGGAAAGTCCTCGGCAAGGACTTCAAACGGCTGGTCCTGATCGAGACCAACGCCCATGAAGGCCCGGTCTTTGTCGCCGCCGAACACGCGCTCTATTTCACCACCGTGCCGGAGCCCGGCCCCAAGAACATCGCCATCATGCGGCTTGCCTTGAAGGGCGACAGGTTCCCCTTCGAAGCCGGCCCGCTCGAGGTCGTGCGGCAGCCGTCGAACATGGCGAACGGTATGTGCCTCGACCGCAAGGGCCGGCTCCTGATCTGCGAACAAGGCACGCTGGACGAGCATGCGCGCATCAGCCGGATGGACCTTGCGACGCGCGCGTTGGAAACGCTCGTCGATTCCTGGCGCGGGCTGCCGCTCAACTCGCCGAACGATATCGTCGAGAAGTCGGACGGCACCGTGTGGTTCACCGATCCCAATTACGGCGAGCTGCAAGGCTTCAAACCGGCCGCCAAGATCGGCGCCTATGTCTATCGCCACGATCCCGCGAGCGGTGAAACGGCCGTGGTGGCGGACTCGTTCAACAAGCCGAACGGCCTCGCCTTCTCGCCCGACGAGAGCGTGCTGTACATCACCGACACGGGCGCTAATCAGGCTCCCGGCACGTATTTCGTGAACCTGCCGCACCACATCCGCGCCTTCGACGTGCACAAGGGCGGTCACCTGCGCGGCGACAGACTGTTCGCGACGGTCGCGCCGGGCTGCCCGGACGGAATCAAGCTCGATACGAAAGGACGGGTCTACACGTCGTCGGCGACCGGCGTGCAGGTGTTCTCGCCGGAGGGCGATCTTCTGGGCGAGATAGATGCGCCGGGTGTCGCCAATTTCACCTTTGGCGGCCCGAAGAACGATGTGCTCTTCATCTTAGGCGACACGCAAATCTGGCAGGCCAAGGTCAAGGCGAAAGGCGTTTCGACCTCAGGGCAGTCGTAA